The Klebsiella sp. RHBSTW-00484 genome includes a window with the following:
- a CDS encoding DUF2754 family protein encodes MKLTEKIRRDWHYYAVALGLIFIMNGVVGLLGFETEGWRSYAVGLVTWVISFWIAGFIIRRRPVEEA; translated from the coding sequence ATGAAGCTCACTGAAAAAATTCGCCGCGACTGGCACTATTATGCGGTTGCGCTGGGGTTAATTTTTATTATGAATGGCGTGGTTGGGCTGCTGGGCTTTGAAACCGAGGGCTGGCGTTCATACGCCGTTGGGCTGGTGACGTGGGTGATTAGCTTCTGGATTGCCGGGTTTATTATTCGCCGTCGTCCGGTCGAGGAAGCGTGA
- the sbmA gene encoding peptide antibiotic transporter SbmA, producing the protein MFKSFFPKPGPFFISAFIWSLLAVIFWQAGGGDWLLRITGASQDVAISAARFWSLNYLVFYAFYALCVGVFALFWFIYSPHRWQYWSILGTSLIIFVTWFLVEVGVAINAWYAPFYDLIQSALATPHKVSINQFYQEIGIFLGIAIIAVLIGVMNNFFVSHYVFRWRTAMNEHYMAHWQHLRHIEGAAQRVQEDTMRFASTLESMGVSFLNAVMTLIAFLPVLVTLSAHVPDLPIVGHLPYGLVIAAIVWSLMGTGLLAVVGIKLPGLEFKNQRVEAAYRKELVYGEDDANRATPPTVRELFSAVRRNYFRLYFHYMYFNIARILYLQVDNVFGLFLLFPSIVAGTITLGLMTQITNVFSQVRGSFQYLISSWTTLVELMSIYKRLRSFERELDGKELQEVTTTLS; encoded by the coding sequence ATGTTTAAATCTTTTTTCCCCAAACCGGGGCCGTTTTTTATTTCTGCCTTTATCTGGTCGCTGCTGGCAGTGATCTTTTGGCAGGCGGGCGGCGGCGACTGGCTGCTGCGAATCACTGGCGCATCGCAGGATGTCGCGATCAGCGCAGCGCGCTTCTGGTCGCTTAATTACCTGGTGTTCTACGCCTTCTACGCGCTGTGCGTCGGGGTTTTCGCCCTGTTCTGGTTCATTTACAGCCCACATCGCTGGCAATATTGGTCGATTCTCGGCACCTCGCTGATTATTTTCGTCACCTGGTTCCTCGTTGAAGTCGGGGTGGCGATCAACGCCTGGTACGCGCCGTTCTACGATTTGATTCAGAGCGCGCTGGCGACGCCGCATAAGGTCAGCATTAATCAGTTCTATCAGGAAATAGGCATATTCCTCGGCATCGCGATTATCGCGGTGCTTATCGGTGTGATGAACAACTTCTTCGTCAGCCACTACGTCTTCCGCTGGCGCACCGCCATGAACGAGCACTATATGGCGCACTGGCAGCATTTGCGTCATATCGAAGGCGCCGCGCAGCGTGTGCAGGAAGACACTATGCGCTTTGCTTCAACGTTAGAAAGCATGGGAGTCAGCTTCCTTAACGCGGTGATGACGCTTATCGCCTTCCTGCCGGTGCTGGTGACGCTCTCCGCGCACGTGCCGGACTTGCCGATTGTTGGTCATCTGCCGTACGGCCTGGTGATTGCCGCGATTGTGTGGTCGTTAATGGGAACCGGCCTGCTGGCGGTGGTGGGGATTAAGCTGCCGGGGCTGGAGTTTAAAAACCAGCGCGTTGAAGCGGCCTACCGTAAAGAGCTGGTTTATGGCGAGGATGATGCCAACCGCGCGACGCCGCCGACCGTTCGTGAGCTGTTCAGCGCCGTACGCCGCAACTATTTCCGTCTCTATTTCCACTACATGTATTTCAATATCGCTCGTATTCTTTACCTGCAAGTGGATAACGTTTTCGGTTTGTTCCTGCTGTTTCCGTCGATTGTTGCCGGTACGATTACGCTGGGCCTGATGACGCAGATAACCAACGTCTTTAGCCAGGTTCGCGGGTCGTTCCAGTATCTTATTAGCTCCTGGACGACGCTGGTGGAGCTGATGTCCATCTACAAACGTCTGCGCAGCTTTGAGCGCGAGCTGGATGGCAAAGAGCTGCAGGAAGTGACCACAACATTAAGTTAA
- a CDS encoding DUF1615 domain-containing protein yields the protein MAAASSRFVSLSLTLLAGMVLSACSSKPEPVLKEGEKPIDVAAVVRQKMPSSVKDREAWAQAIAKTFESQKLAPTEENVCSVLAVAQQESNYQADPAVPGLSKIAWQEIDRRAEKMHIPLFLVHTALKINSPNGKSYSERLDNVKTEKQLSAIFDDFIGMVPMGQKLFGSLNPVHTGGPMQVSIAFAQQHTDGYPWKMDGTVRQEVFSLRGGLWFGTYHLLNYPANYSVPLYRFADFNAGWYASRNAAFQNAVAKATGVKLALDGDLIRYDSDEAGTTELAVRRLSSQLAMSDDDIHRQLKKGDTLAFEESDLYKKVFRIADKKAGKALPREVLPGIQLESPKITRNLTTAWFAKRVDDRRASCMARR from the coding sequence ATGGCAGCAGCCTCATCTCGTTTTGTTTCACTCTCCCTGACGCTACTGGCAGGTATGGTGCTTAGCGCCTGTTCCAGTAAACCGGAACCGGTGCTGAAAGAGGGGGAAAAGCCGATTGATGTTGCCGCCGTGGTACGGCAAAAAATGCCTTCCAGCGTGAAAGACCGCGAGGCCTGGGCGCAGGCCATCGCCAAAACGTTTGAAAGCCAGAAGCTGGCGCCGACGGAAGAGAATGTCTGTTCGGTGCTGGCGGTAGCGCAGCAGGAGTCCAACTATCAGGCGGATCCTGCGGTGCCTGGGCTGAGCAAAATTGCCTGGCAGGAGATAGACCGCCGGGCGGAGAAAATGCATATTCCGCTGTTTCTGGTCCACACCGCGTTGAAAATCAATTCGCCTAACGGCAAAAGCTATAGCGAACGCCTGGATAACGTCAAAACGGAAAAGCAGCTGAGCGCGATTTTCGATGATTTTATCGGCATGGTGCCAATGGGGCAGAAGCTGTTTGGCTCGCTGAATCCGGTGCATACAGGCGGTCCGATGCAGGTCAGCATCGCCTTCGCCCAGCAGCATACCGACGGCTATCCGTGGAAAATGGACGGCACCGTGCGTCAGGAAGTATTCAGCCTGCGCGGCGGCCTGTGGTTTGGCACCTATCATCTGCTGAACTATCCAGCAAACTATAGCGTGCCGCTGTATCGTTTTGCCGATTTTAACGCCGGATGGTACGCCAGCCGTAACGCCGCTTTCCAGAATGCGGTGGCTAAGGCGACGGGCGTGAAGCTGGCGCTGGATGGCGATTTGATTCGCTACGATAGCGACGAAGCCGGAACCACCGAGCTGGCGGTGCGCCGTTTATCCTCACAGCTGGCGATGAGCGATGACGATATTCATCGTCAACTGAAGAAGGGCGATACGCTGGCGTTTGAGGAGAGCGATCTCTACAAGAAGGTGTTTCGTATTGCCGATAAGAAAGCCGGTAAAGCGCTGCCGCGAGAAGTATTGCCGGGGATCCAGCTTGAGAGTCCGAAAATCACCCGTAATCTGACTACCGCCTGGTTTGCCAAACGGGTGGATGATCGACGGGCCAGCTGTATGGCACGCCGCTAG
- the ddlA gene encoding D-alanine--D-alanine ligase has protein sequence MAKMRVGIVFGGKSAEHEVSLQSAKNIVEAIDKTRFDVVLLGIDKQGIWHINDASNYLLNPQDPAHIALRPSDVTLAQIPGRDTQQLINADSGQPLAAIDVIFPIVHGTLGEDGSLQGMLRMANLPFVGSDVLGSAACMDKDVTKRLLRDAGLSIAPFITLTRANRNQLSFADVQAKLGLPLFVKPANQGSSVGVSKVNSEEQYQQAVALAFEFDHKVVVEQGIKGREIECAVLGNDNPQASTCGEIILNSEFYAYDTKYIDDQGAKVVVPAAIDSDVNDKIRDIAVRAYQTLGCSGMARVDVFLTADNDVVINEINTLPGFTNISMYPKLWQASGLDYTSLISRLIELALERHAADRALKTSMN, from the coding sequence ATGGCTAAGATGAGGGTTGGGATCGTTTTTGGCGGTAAATCGGCAGAGCATGAAGTGTCGTTACAGTCAGCGAAAAATATCGTGGAAGCGATTGATAAAACGCGCTTCGACGTGGTTCTGTTAGGGATTGATAAGCAGGGAATTTGGCATATCAACGATGCCAGCAACTATCTGCTCAATCCTCAGGACCCTGCCCACATTGCCCTGCGTCCATCCGATGTTACGCTGGCGCAAATCCCGGGCCGTGATACCCAGCAGCTGATTAACGCCGATAGCGGTCAGCCGCTGGCGGCCATCGATGTGATCTTCCCGATTGTCCACGGTACCCTCGGGGAAGATGGCTCCCTGCAAGGCATGCTGCGGATGGCAAATTTGCCTTTCGTCGGCTCCGACGTCCTCGGTTCCGCCGCCTGCATGGACAAAGATGTCACCAAGCGTCTGCTGCGCGATGCCGGTCTGTCGATTGCACCGTTTATCACCCTCACTCGCGCCAACCGCAATCAGCTGAGCTTCGCCGATGTGCAGGCGAAGCTGGGCCTGCCGCTGTTCGTTAAACCGGCGAACCAGGGTTCCTCAGTAGGCGTCAGTAAGGTAAATAGCGAAGAGCAGTATCAGCAGGCCGTCGCGTTGGCCTTTGAATTTGACCATAAAGTGGTGGTTGAACAAGGGATTAAAGGCCGGGAGATCGAGTGCGCGGTATTGGGCAACGATAATCCGCAAGCCAGTACCTGCGGCGAAATCATCCTCAATAGCGAATTCTACGCCTACGACACCAAATACATTGACGATCAGGGCGCGAAGGTGGTGGTTCCGGCAGCCATCGACAGCGACGTGAACGATAAAATCCGCGATATCGCCGTTCGTGCTTACCAGACGCTGGGATGCAGCGGCATGGCGCGTGTTGATGTTTTCCTGACCGCCGATAACGACGTGGTGATTAACGAAATCAACACGCTGCCAGGCTTCACCAATATCAGCATGTATCCGAAACTGTGGCAGGCCAGCGGTCTGGATTACACCAGCCTGATTAGCCGCCTGATTGAGCTGGCGCTGGAGCGTCACGCCGCCGATCGCGCGCTGAAAACATCAATGAATTAA
- the ampH gene encoding D-alanyl-D-alanine-carboxypeptidase/endopeptidase AmpH — MKRSLLIFAALCAASWTSVQAAQPSVDPEFASDVVDRYANHIFYGSGATGMAMVVIDGNQRVFRSFGVTRPGSNEHPQLDSVIRIASLSKLMTSEMLVKLLDQGVVKLNDPLSKYAPPGARVPTYQGTPITLVNLATHTSALPREQPGGAAHRPVFVWPTRQQRWNWITTASLKVAPGSQAAYSNLAFDLLADALSTASGKPYPQLFEEQITRPLGMKDTTFTPSPDQCQRLMIPEKGASPCNNTLAAIGSGGVYSTPGDMMRWMQQFLSSDFHTRGQQADRMQTLIYQRSQLTKVIGMDVPGKADALGLGWVYMKPKNGQPGIIQKTGGGGGFITYMAMNPQANVGAFVVVTRSPLTRFNNMSDGINDLVSELSGVRPTIETASQ; from the coding sequence TTGAAACGTAGTCTGCTCATTTTTGCTGCGCTGTGCGCGGCGTCGTGGACATCGGTCCAGGCCGCACAACCGAGCGTCGACCCGGAATTCGCCTCTGATGTTGTCGACCGTTACGCTAATCATATCTTCTACGGCAGCGGCGCGACCGGTATGGCGATGGTGGTCATTGACGGTAATCAGCGCGTGTTTCGCAGCTTCGGCGTGACGCGTCCCGGCAGTAATGAGCATCCGCAGCTCGATTCGGTGATTCGTATCGCGTCACTGAGTAAGCTGATGACCAGCGAGATGCTGGTAAAGCTGCTCGACCAGGGAGTGGTGAAGCTCAACGATCCGCTGAGCAAATACGCCCCGCCGGGCGCTCGAGTTCCCACTTATCAAGGGACGCCCATCACGCTGGTGAATCTGGCGACGCACACCAGCGCCCTGCCGCGTGAACAGCCCGGCGGCGCGGCGCATCGTCCGGTGTTCGTCTGGCCGACGCGTCAGCAGCGCTGGAACTGGATCACAACTGCCTCGCTGAAAGTCGCTCCTGGTTCGCAGGCCGCCTACTCTAACCTGGCCTTTGACTTACTGGCCGATGCGCTATCTACCGCCTCTGGCAAGCCTTATCCGCAGCTGTTTGAAGAGCAAATTACCCGTCCACTGGGGATGAAAGACACCACCTTTACGCCTTCTCCGGACCAGTGTCAGCGGCTGATGATCCCAGAGAAAGGGGCCAGCCCGTGCAACAACACCCTGGCCGCTATCGGCAGCGGCGGCGTCTACTCCACGCCGGGCGACATGATGCGCTGGATGCAGCAGTTCCTCTCTTCTGACTTCCACACTCGTGGTCAGCAGGCGGATCGTATGCAAACGCTGATCTATCAGCGCAGCCAGTTGACGAAGGTTATCGGTATGGACGTACCAGGAAAAGCCGACGCACTGGGCCTCGGTTGGGTCTATATGAAGCCGAAAAACGGCCAGCCGGGGATTATCCAGAAGACCGGCGGCGGCGGCGGTTTTATCACCTATATGGCGATGAATCCGCAGGCTAACGTTGGCGCGTTTGTGGTGGTCACCCGCTCGCCGTTGACGCGCTTTAACAATATGAGCGACGGCATCAACGATCTGGTCAGCGAATTAAGCGGCGTCCGCCCCACCATTGAGACAGCCAGTCAATAG
- a CDS encoding cysteine hydrolase family protein: MVVDMQNGVFATPRIERERCVVQINRLVRAADTVIFIQHSEEGGLEEGSEGFDLLPELEQPAGALYVTKTACDAFYHTRLEEVLHEHDIKQFVICGCATDYCVDTTIKNGASRGYAITVAEDAHTTANRPAAQATTLIAHYNEVWRTLTVPGNPLHVKLTETILREWQAN; the protein is encoded by the coding sequence ATGGTAGTGGATATGCAAAACGGCGTTTTCGCAACGCCGCGTATTGAGCGCGAACGCTGCGTCGTGCAGATAAACCGCCTGGTGCGGGCGGCGGATACCGTTATCTTCATTCAGCACAGTGAAGAGGGCGGACTGGAAGAGGGAAGCGAAGGCTTTGATTTGCTACCTGAACTTGAGCAACCCGCTGGCGCGCTGTACGTCACCAAGACCGCTTGCGATGCCTTTTACCACACCCGGCTGGAAGAGGTGCTGCACGAGCATGATATCAAGCAGTTTGTGATTTGCGGCTGCGCCACAGATTATTGCGTCGATACCACCATCAAAAACGGCGCCAGCCGCGGCTATGCCATTACCGTCGCCGAAGATGCTCACACCACCGCCAACCGCCCGGCGGCGCAGGCCACCACGCTGATTGCCCACTACAACGAGGTGTGGCGTACCTTGACGGTACCTGGCAATCCTTTACACGTGAAACTCACAGAAACAATTCTTCGCGAATGGCAGGCGAACTAA
- a CDS encoding DUF2755 family protein, whose protein sequence is MAEFTFAKTTNGSKKRRSITSSNIAYALFVLFCFWAGAQMLSMLIHTPGVFEHLIQMQDSSRPRVEIGLVVGTLFGLVPFLLGCILIGILGIASRWRSQH, encoded by the coding sequence ATGGCAGAGTTCACCTTTGCAAAGACCACCAACGGCAGCAAAAAGAGGAGGTCTATCACCAGCAGCAACATCGCTTACGCCCTGTTTGTGCTGTTTTGCTTCTGGGCCGGCGCGCAGATGCTGAGCATGCTGATACACACTCCCGGCGTTTTTGAGCATTTAATTCAAATGCAGGACAGCAGCCGTCCCAGGGTCGAAATAGGCCTGGTGGTCGGGACCCTGTTTGGCCTGGTCCCTTTTCTATTGGGCTGTATATTGATTGGAATATTGGGGATAGCTTCTCGCTGGCGCAGCCAGCACTAG